One Candidatus Devosia phytovorans genomic window carries:
- a CDS encoding TIGR00645 family protein, which translates to MKRVEIFVESIILASRWLLVVFYIGLGLALALYAVSFGFKLWDFASHLIGMDETETILKILALIDAALIASLVVMVIISGYENFVSRFDNDDDVHWLGQIDAGSLKIKVASTIVAISSIHLLQIFLNVPRYTDQHIMWYTILHVTFIASALFLALIDKISKKKGEEKSPDL; encoded by the coding sequence ATGAAGCGGGTTGAAATTTTTGTCGAAAGCATCATCCTGGCGTCGCGCTGGCTGCTGGTGGTCTTCTACATCGGCCTCGGCCTTGCCCTCGCCCTCTATGCCGTCAGCTTCGGCTTCAAGCTCTGGGACTTCGCCAGCCACCTGATCGGCATGGACGAGACCGAGACCATCCTCAAGATCCTCGCGCTGATCGACGCCGCGCTGATCGCCAGCCTTGTGGTCATGGTCATCATCTCCGGCTACGAGAATTTCGTCTCGCGCTTCGACAATGACGACGACGTGCACTGGCTCGGCCAGATCGACGCCGGCTCGCTCAAAATCAAGGTTGCTTCGACGATCGTCGCTATTTCTTCAATCCACCTGCTGCAGATCTTCCTCAACGTGCCGCGTTACACCGATCAGCACATCATGTGGTACACGATCCTGCACGTGACTTTCATCGCCTCGGCCCTATTCCTGGCGCTGATCGACAAGATTTCCAAGAAAAAGGGCGAAGAAAAATCGCCCGATCTGTAA
- a CDS encoding OmpA family protein produces the protein MRLRNWLLTGSSLTLLSMFPVQASIAQEAPALPQACIDAGFTTLEECIAAQPAAGGEAAPAAPAPAPPPEAAPAPEPAPAPEAAPVEQPAPEAAPVEEPAPVVEEPAPVEEPAPEPQPEPAPEPVPELASEAVAPPPAEEAPAPVEEAPVEAQAAPAPFEAPAEQPAPEAAPEAAPAPEAAPAPGAEQPAPPAEQAPAPQADISAALQAQIDVYNGAIADMMSGGDAAAAQAQIAAAQAEIQALCTSAGFADTASCLANYGLSLPQVPTLPGAPAAPVADPASPVVVDPAAPVADPAAQAPGPFDQAAPAAEVPVEVIEELPPGITQEQIAPVFDSAKDLELAPLPVDGQAAPAPIPADTAVELVAPPESDAAAQSSEMFRAFAAEAPVSATAEQGQEITATNNETVTQTVTNNYITNITNNVTNYNGPTQVNNETNIGQQNNVAIVEQNTVQPVSTGDVITQVILQVGTQLIVNSIGQDTDRFYNPQQDEIYYENLSNGRTREVITRPDGSSIVTVRNANGDTLRRSRFDPSGREYVLATFDDRYDDQLIYWEDPGRDLPPLRLNIPVQDYVLDASYADEDEVGSFFAQPPVEQVARIYSIDEVKRSSRVRDSVRKLEVGGLTFDTGAATIGRDQVASLSNVANGMLQLLATNPGETFLIEGHTDAVGSDISNLRLSDLRAATVARILTDFYGVPPENLATQGYGERYLKIRTDAAERENRRVTIRRITPLITVAGNNG, from the coding sequence ATGCGCCTCAGAAATTGGCTGCTCACCGGGTCGAGCCTAACGCTGCTCTCCATGTTCCCAGTTCAGGCCTCGATCGCCCAGGAAGCGCCAGCGCTACCACAGGCCTGTATCGATGCCGGCTTCACCACGCTCGAAGAATGCATTGCGGCGCAGCCCGCTGCTGGAGGCGAGGCCGCACCCGCTGCGCCTGCCCCCGCACCACCCCCCGAGGCAGCACCGGCTCCTGAGCCCGCGCCTGCGCCTGAAGCTGCACCCGTCGAACAGCCTGCCCCAGAAGCAGCCCCGGTTGAAGAGCCGGCTCCGGTTGTCGAAGAGCCCGCCCCCGTCGAAGAACCCGCCCCCGAGCCGCAGCCGGAGCCAGCGCCTGAACCGGTGCCCGAGCTCGCTTCTGAAGCAGTAGCACCGCCACCGGCTGAGGAAGCGCCTGCCCCAGTTGAAGAAGCTCCAGTCGAAGCCCAGGCGGCTCCCGCCCCCTTCGAGGCACCGGCCGAACAGCCGGCTCCTGAAGCTGCCCCAGAGGCCGCTCCTGCGCCTGAAGCCGCCCCGGCTCCGGGAGCTGAACAGCCCGCCCCGCCCGCCGAGCAGGCTCCTGCCCCGCAGGCCGATATCTCGGCGGCCCTGCAGGCCCAGATCGACGTCTATAACGGCGCCATCGCCGACATGATGTCGGGTGGCGACGCTGCCGCTGCGCAGGCCCAGATTGCCGCCGCACAGGCTGAAATCCAGGCGCTCTGCACCTCGGCCGGCTTTGCCGACACGGCAAGCTGCCTCGCCAACTATGGCCTGAGCCTGCCCCAGGTCCCGACCCTGCCTGGCGCGCCTGCGGCCCCTGTGGCTGACCCGGCGTCTCCCGTCGTTGTCGATCCCGCAGCCCCTGTTGCCGATCCGGCTGCACAGGCACCCGGCCCGTTTGATCAGGCCGCACCTGCTGCCGAAGTCCCGGTGGAAGTCATCGAGGAACTGCCCCCCGGCATCACCCAGGAGCAGATCGCCCCAGTCTTCGACAGTGCCAAGGATCTTGAACTGGCGCCGCTGCCAGTCGATGGCCAGGCTGCCCCTGCGCCGATTCCGGCCGACACAGCGGTTGAGCTGGTTGCTCCGCCCGAAAGCGATGCGGCCGCCCAGTCGTCCGAAATGTTCCGCGCCTTTGCTGCCGAAGCACCCGTTTCGGCTACCGCCGAACAGGGCCAGGAAATCACGGCGACCAACAACGAGACCGTGACGCAGACGGTGACGAACAATTACATCACCAACATCACCAACAATGTCACCAACTACAACGGCCCGACCCAGGTCAACAACGAGACCAATATCGGCCAGCAGAACAATGTTGCCATTGTCGAGCAGAACACGGTCCAGCCGGTCAGCACGGGTGACGTCATCACCCAGGTGATCCTGCAGGTCGGCACCCAGTTGATCGTCAATTCGATCGGCCAGGACACGGATCGTTTCTACAATCCGCAGCAGGACGAGATCTATTACGAGAACCTCAGCAATGGACGGACCCGTGAAGTGATCACCCGTCCGGACGGCAGTTCGATCGTCACCGTGCGCAATGCCAATGGCGATACTCTGCGCCGTTCGCGCTTCGACCCCTCGGGCCGCGAATATGTGCTGGCGACATTCGACGATCGCTATGACGACCAGCTGATCTACTGGGAAGATCCGGGCCGCGACCTGCCCCCGCTGCGCCTCAACATCCCGGTGCAGGACTATGTGCTCGACGCCTCCTATGCCGACGAGGACGAAGTGGGTTCGTTCTTCGCCCAGCCGCCGGTGGAACAGGTCGCCCGCATCTATTCGATCGACGAGGTCAAGCGCTCCTCCCGCGTCCGCGACAGCGTGCGCAAGCTTGAAGTCGGTGGCCTGACCTTCGATACCGGCGCTGCCACCATTGGCCGCGACCAGGTGGCCTCGCTCTCCAACGTCGCCAATGGCATGTTGCAGCTGCTGGCTACCAATCCGGGTGAAACCTTCCTGATCGAAGGCCATACCGATGCCGTGGGTTCGGATATTTCTAACCTCCGCCTGTCGGACCTGCGTGCCGCCACCGTCGCCCGCATCCTGACCGACTTCTACGGCGTGCCGCCGGAGAACCTGGCCACTCAGGGTTATGGCGAGCGCTACCTCAAGATCCGCACCGATGCGGCCGAACGCGAAAACCGTCGCGTCACCATCCGCCGCATCACGCCGCTGATCACCGTGGCCGGCAACAACGGCTAA
- a CDS encoding secondary thiamine-phosphate synthase enzyme YjbQ encodes MHQAIDTRTISTQGQGLYEFTSMLDDFLRSSGIMTGLLTVYVRHTSCSLLIQENADDDVQTDLMGFYRRLVPEGIDWLVHTTEGPDDMPAHIKASLTQTSIGIPVSSGQPVLGTWQGIYLFEHRRRPHRREVVLHVIGER; translated from the coding sequence ATGCATCAGGCCATCGACACGCGGACGATTTCGACCCAGGGGCAGGGGCTCTATGAGTTCACCAGCATGCTGGACGACTTCTTGCGAAGCTCCGGGATCATGACCGGGCTACTGACGGTCTATGTGCGTCACACGTCCTGCTCCCTGCTGATCCAGGAAAATGCCGACGACGATGTGCAGACAGACCTCATGGGTTTTTATCGGCGCCTCGTGCCTGAGGGCATAGACTGGCTGGTACATACCACCGAGGGGCCGGACGACATGCCAGCCCATATCAAGGCGTCGCTGACCCAGACCTCCATCGGCATTCCGGTGTCCAGTGGGCAGCCCGTGCTGGGGACGTGGCAGGGCATTTATCTATTCGAGCATCGCCGGCGGCCGCATCGGCGCGAAGTGGTGCTCCATGTTATCGGAGAGCGTTGA
- a CDS encoding sulfite exporter TauE/SafE family protein, with protein sequence MDWGSLIGYWPFVLGLMVTGVLSGIAAGLLGIGGGAIIVPALSTALSLMGYDSDLVQHVAVGTSLAIIIPTGMMSARAHYKRGALDMRVLKLWAPFIVAGTFIGGLMAGFFSGDVLRIVFAVMAFVIAANIVSGFQTKLMGHLNGSTWTHRISATVVGYLSSLMGIGGGSLTVPTLVAFGATMHAAVGTSAAIGVAIAVSGTLGFIISGWGVAGLPPLSLGYINLVALVLVAVLAAVFAPLGAALAHRMDQKTLKYVFAAFLVAVGLNMLWKVLFG encoded by the coding sequence ATGGATTGGGGAAGTCTGATCGGCTATTGGCCGTTCGTGCTGGGGCTGATGGTGACGGGCGTGCTGTCCGGCATTGCGGCGGGGCTGCTGGGCATTGGTGGCGGGGCGATCATTGTACCGGCACTCAGCACGGCGCTGTCGCTGATGGGCTATGACAGCGACCTGGTGCAGCATGTCGCCGTCGGTACGTCGCTGGCCATCATCATCCCCACCGGCATGATGAGTGCGCGGGCCCATTACAAGCGCGGGGCGCTGGATATGCGGGTGCTCAAGCTCTGGGCGCCCTTCATCGTTGCGGGCACGTTCATTGGCGGGCTGATGGCCGGGTTTTTCTCGGGCGACGTGTTGCGCATTGTCTTTGCCGTGATGGCATTCGTCATTGCCGCCAATATCGTTTCCGGCTTCCAGACCAAGCTGATGGGCCATCTCAATGGCTCGACCTGGACGCATCGCATCTCGGCGACGGTGGTCGGCTATCTGTCGTCGCTGATGGGCATTGGTGGCGGATCGTTGACCGTGCCGACGCTGGTGGCCTTCGGCGCGACCATGCATGCGGCCGTAGGCACGTCGGCGGCCATTGGCGTGGCGATCGCCGTCTCGGGAACGCTGGGCTTTATCATTTCAGGTTGGGGCGTTGCCGGCCTGCCGCCTCTGAGCCTGGGCTATATCAATCTTGTGGCCCTGGTGCTGGTAGCGGTGCTCGCCGCGGTGTTTGCGCCGCTCGGCGCGGCGCTGGCGCACAGGATGGATCAGAAGACGCTCAAATATGTGTTTGCCGCCTTCCTCGTCGCGGTCGGGCTCAACATGCTCTGGAAAGTGCTGTTCGGCTGA
- a CDS encoding SIMPL domain-containing protein: MRRFAAIVPFALLASLSMPALAGSISIEGRGEVTAAPDMAQINSGVTTQGATAREALDANSTAMADLIAELKASGIEARDIQTSGFSVNPNYVYTDERDENGYTKPPKVEGYQVNNTVTVTVRQLDTLGAILDKSVTIGANTVNGITFGVNDPSELYNDARKAAFADARAKAELYAEAAGGRLDEIELISESQGFNSPQPVAMYSMRAEAQSADVPVEGGELTFSINVNVKWELETTGAN, encoded by the coding sequence ATGCGTCGTTTCGCTGCCATCGTTCCCTTTGCCCTTCTCGCCAGCCTCTCGATGCCTGCCCTTGCCGGCAGCATCTCGATCGAAGGCCGCGGTGAAGTGACGGCCGCGCCCGATATGGCGCAGATCAATTCCGGCGTGACCACGCAGGGCGCTACCGCCCGCGAAGCGCTGGACGCCAATTCTACCGCCATGGCCGATCTGATTGCCGAGCTCAAGGCCTCGGGCATCGAAGCCCGCGACATCCAGACCTCCGGCTTCTCGGTCAATCCCAACTATGTCTATACCGATGAGCGCGACGAGAACGGCTATACCAAGCCGCCCAAGGTCGAAGGCTATCAGGTCAACAACACCGTGACCGTCACCGTGCGCCAGCTCGATACGCTGGGTGCCATTCTCGACAAGTCGGTCACCATCGGCGCGAATACCGTCAACGGCATTACCTTTGGCGTCAACGACCCGTCCGAGCTCTACAACGATGCCCGCAAGGCCGCTTTCGCCGACGCCCGCGCCAAAGCCGAGCTTTACGCCGAGGCTGCCGGTGGGCGTCTCGATGAGATCGAGCTGATTTCTGAAAGCCAGGGGTTTAATTCGCCCCAGCCCGTCGCCATGTACTCGATGCGCGCCGAAGCCCAGAGCGCTGACGTGCCGGTCGAAGGTGGCGAACTCACCTTCTCGATCAACGTCAACGTCAAGTGGGAACTCGAAACCACCGGCGCCAACTGA
- a CDS encoding fumarylacetoacetate hydrolase family protein, which produces MGDRHYPDGLLLGRARVPGHAHPRVVTVRNGDLYDITVKSFATVRDIAESGRAADHVRAAEGIKLGSADAMLANSVAGQIDLALPSLLSPIDLQAIKASGVTFVVSLLERVIEEQARGDKSRADALRGEILELIGTDLSQLVPGSDGAMKVKAALIEKGVWSQYLEVGIGPDAEIFTKGQPMSSVGYGAEVGLHPVSSWNNPEPEVALLVTSKGEIIGATLGNDVNLRDVEGRSALLLGKAKDNNASASLGPFIRLFDGSFTLDTVKQSELSLRVEGEDGFVLDGHSSMSQISRTPESLVAATIGSHHQYPDGLVLYLGTMFAPVKDRDGEGKGFTHKLGDVVAISTSDLGTLSNRVNLSTKCPPWTYGASSLLRDLAKADLL; this is translated from the coding sequence ATGGGCGACAGGCATTATCCAGATGGTCTTCTGCTTGGCCGGGCCCGTGTTCCGGGACATGCCCATCCGCGCGTGGTGACCGTGCGCAACGGTGATCTCTACGATATCACGGTCAAGAGCTTCGCCACCGTGCGCGACATTGCCGAGAGCGGCAGGGCTGCGGACCATGTGCGCGCGGCGGAGGGCATCAAGCTCGGGTCGGCCGATGCGATGCTTGCCAATTCCGTCGCCGGGCAGATCGACCTGGCGCTGCCAAGCCTACTGTCGCCGATCGACCTGCAGGCCATCAAGGCGTCGGGGGTGACCTTCGTCGTTTCCCTGCTCGAACGCGTTATCGAAGAGCAGGCACGGGGCGACAAGTCTCGGGCCGATGCGCTGCGCGGCGAAATCCTTGAGCTGATCGGCACCGATCTCAGCCAGCTGGTGCCGGGCTCGGATGGCGCTATGAAGGTCAAGGCGGCGCTGATCGAGAAGGGCGTGTGGAGCCAGTATCTCGAAGTCGGCATCGGGCCGGACGCGGAAATCTTCACCAAGGGCCAGCCCATGAGCTCGGTGGGCTATGGCGCCGAAGTGGGGCTGCATCCTGTGTCGAGCTGGAACAATCCCGAGCCAGAAGTGGCGCTGCTGGTGACCTCAAAGGGGGAGATCATCGGCGCGACGCTCGGCAATGATGTCAACCTGCGCGATGTGGAAGGCCGTTCGGCGCTGTTGCTGGGCAAGGCCAAGGACAACAATGCTTCGGCATCGCTCGGGCCGTTCATCCGCCTGTTCGATGGCAGCTTTACGCTCGACACGGTCAAGCAATCCGAACTGTCGCTGCGCGTCGAGGGCGAGGATGGCTTCGTGCTCGATGGTCATTCCTCGATGAGCCAGATTTCGCGCACGCCAGAATCACTGGTGGCTGCGACCATCGGCAGCCATCACCAATATCCCGACGGGCTGGTGCTTTACCTCGGCACAATGTTTGCCCCGGTCAAGGACCGCGACGGCGAAGGCAAAGGCTTTACCCACAAGCTGGGCGATGTGGTCGCGATATCGACATCTGATCTGGGCACCCTATCTAACAGGGTGAACCTCTCCACCAAATGTCCGCCCTGGACCTATGGCGCCAGCAGCCTGCTGCGTGACCTGGCCAAGGCCGATTTGCTCTAA
- a CDS encoding aldehyde dehydrogenase family protein — MAELHKNLINGEWVGSDGVENINPSNTAEVVGVYARATAEETKQAIAAAKAAFPAWSRSGILERHAILSKASQEILARKAELGELLSREEGKTLPEGIGEVTRAAQIFDFFAGEVLRLAGEVLPSVRPGVGVEITREPIGVIGIITPWNFPIAIPTWKIAPALAYGNTVVIKPADLVPGSTWAIVDILVRAGLPKGVLNLVMGKGSVVGQTMLDSKDVNAVSFTGSVGTGKRVAAASIEVGRKFQLEMGGKNPTIVLDDADLKVAVESVAQSAFFSTGQRCTASSRVIVTAGIHDAFVEALAERTRNLRVGDALDKNTEIGPVVDPSQLKQDTDYIEIGKSEGAKLVAGGERVKAGTEGYFLQPTLFTEATNEMRISREEIFGPVASVIRVKDYEEALATANDTEFGLSAGIVTTSLKYATHFKRNAEAGMVMVNVPTAGVDFHVPFGGRKGSSYGPREQGKYAAEFFTVVKTAYTAAG; from the coding sequence ATGGCAGAACTGCACAAAAACCTCATCAACGGGGAATGGGTCGGCTCGGACGGCGTGGAAAATATCAACCCGTCCAATACCGCCGAAGTAGTGGGCGTCTACGCCCGCGCCACCGCCGAAGAAACCAAGCAGGCCATTGCCGCGGCCAAGGCGGCTTTCCCGGCCTGGTCGCGTTCGGGCATTCTCGAGCGCCATGCCATTCTCTCCAAGGCCAGCCAGGAAATCCTCGCCCGCAAGGCCGAGCTGGGCGAGCTGCTGAGCCGCGAAGAGGGCAAGACGCTTCCCGAGGGCATTGGCGAAGTGACCCGCGCCGCGCAGATTTTCGACTTTTTCGCTGGTGAAGTGCTGCGCCTAGCTGGCGAAGTGCTGCCGTCGGTGCGTCCCGGCGTCGGCGTCGAAATCACCCGTGAGCCGATCGGCGTCATCGGCATCATCACGCCGTGGAACTTCCCGATCGCCATCCCGACCTGGAAGATCGCCCCGGCCCTGGCCTATGGCAATACGGTCGTGATCAAGCCGGCTGACCTGGTCCCCGGCTCGACCTGGGCGATCGTCGACATTCTCGTCCGTGCCGGCCTGCCCAAGGGCGTGCTGAACCTCGTCATGGGCAAGGGTTCGGTCGTCGGCCAGACCATGCTCGACAGCAAGGACGTCAATGCCGTTTCCTTCACCGGCTCGGTGGGCACCGGCAAGCGCGTCGCTGCCGCCTCGATCGAAGTCGGCCGCAAGTTCCAGCTCGAAATGGGCGGCAAGAACCCCACCATCGTGCTCGACGACGCCGACCTCAAGGTCGCCGTTGAATCGGTTGCCCAGTCTGCCTTCTTCTCGACCGGCCAGCGCTGCACGGCGTCTTCGCGCGTTATCGTCACCGCAGGCATCCACGACGCTTTCGTCGAGGCCCTGGCCGAGCGGACGCGTAACCTGCGCGTCGGCGATGCCCTGGACAAGAATACGGAAATCGGCCCGGTGGTCGATCCGAGCCAGCTCAAGCAGGACACCGACTATATCGAGATCGGCAAGTCCGAAGGCGCCAAGCTGGTGGCCGGCGGCGAACGCGTCAAGGCTGGCACGGAAGGATATTTCCTGCAGCCGACGCTGTTCACCGAAGCGACCAATGAGATGCGCATTTCGCGCGAAGAGATCTTTGGCCCCGTGGCTTCGGTCATCCGCGTCAAGGACTATGAAGAAGCGCTCGCCACGGCCAATGACACCGAATTCGGTCTCTCGGCCGGCATCGTCACCACCTCGCTGAAATACGCTACCCACTTCAAGCGCAACGCGGAAGCGGGCATGGTCATGGTCAACGTTCCGACCGCCGGCGTCGACTTCCACGTTCCCTTCGGCGGCCGCAAGGGCTCGTCCTACGGCCCGCGCGAGCAGGGCAAGTATGCAGCGGAATTCTTCACGGTGGTGAAGACGGCTTATACGGCTGCTGGCTAA
- a CDS encoding type II toxin-antitoxin system VapB family antitoxin, with protein sequence MNLHVRDPRALELAQKLAEKTGVSVDEAVVSALEAQLEKRPETLTEAAHRISAALKAAGKPGGRDWTKEERDQMWGHD encoded by the coding sequence ATGAACCTGCATGTCCGTGATCCGAGAGCGCTGGAACTGGCGCAAAAGCTGGCCGAGAAGACCGGCGTGTCGGTCGATGAAGCGGTCGTCAGCGCGCTTGAGGCACAGTTGGAGAAGAGGCCTGAGACGCTCACGGAGGCCGCGCATCGAATCTCCGCGGCTTTAAAGGCTGCCGGCAAGCCAGGAGGGCGCGACTGGACCAAAGAAGAGAGGGATCAGATGTGGGGTCACGACTAG
- a CDS encoding type II toxin-antitoxin system VapC family toxin, translated as MFVDSSVLIAILAEEPDRDHFLRQLEAAGGGVTSPLVVLETTMRLSSIHQAEPARTEEEVLSLLAVARIVQLPILEQDGSVAIEAFGRYGKGRRHPAQLNMADCMAYACARNRGLKLLYKGNDFAATDMV; from the coding sequence GTGTTCGTTGACTCATCGGTTCTTATCGCCATTCTTGCTGAGGAGCCTGACAGAGACCATTTCCTTCGGCAATTGGAAGCGGCTGGCGGCGGCGTGACCAGTCCACTCGTGGTTCTCGAGACGACCATGCGGCTATCTTCGATACACCAAGCCGAACCAGCGCGAACGGAGGAAGAGGTTCTCAGTCTTCTTGCGGTTGCCCGCATTGTGCAGTTGCCTATCCTTGAACAGGACGGCTCCGTCGCGATCGAAGCCTTCGGCCGCTATGGCAAGGGGCGTCGTCATCCGGCCCAGCTCAATATGGCTGACTGCATGGCCTATGCCTGTGCCCGCAATCGGGGGCTGAAACTGCTCTACAAGGGCAATGATTTCGCTGCGACCGACATGGTTTGA
- a CDS encoding DMT family transporter, whose protein sequence is MTLFIAYAIAAGILVGLSRQLNGRLALSTSPLIASFFNHAVGFVFLTGLGLILGNLFLPGAANTPWWAWLGGPVGVIFVASGSWLIARIGAINTAMLVIGGQMVSGVALDLFRGAPLTLWACALGVVLILAGMALTQKR, encoded by the coding sequence ATGACGCTCTTCATCGCCTATGCCATCGCCGCCGGCATTCTCGTCGGCCTCAGCCGCCAGCTCAACGGCCGCCTCGCCCTTTCCACCAGCCCGCTGATCGCCTCCTTCTTCAACCACGCCGTGGGCTTCGTCTTCCTCACCGGTCTCGGGTTGATCCTGGGCAATCTCTTCCTGCCCGGCGCCGCCAATACGCCCTGGTGGGCCTGGCTCGGCGGCCCGGTCGGCGTTATTTTCGTCGCCTCCGGATCCTGGCTCATCGCCCGCATCGGCGCCATCAACACGGCCATGCTGGTCATCGGCGGCCAGATGGTCTCCGGCGTCGCCCTCGACCTCTTCCGCGGCGCGCCCCTTACCCTCTGGGCCTGCGCCCTGGGTGTGGTCCTGATCCTCGCGGGAATGGCCCTGACGCAGAAGCGCTGA
- a CDS encoding DMT family transporter, with protein MSGPDAHRPNPLHLLAAFASGSLLTMMVFLNGEAGRHGGSLFASWLAHGTGTVAAILLLALLWPRLKTSNAPVVGKAPLWAYFGGLSGAATVMLTSTTVNTPLALGGTLALGLAGQVVFGLAADQWGLFGLPKRRLGLRDAGAVALIAAGSLLIILFGLGGVA; from the coding sequence ATGTCCGGTCCTGATGCCCATCGCCCCAATCCGCTGCATCTGCTCGCCGCCTTCGCCAGCGGTAGCCTGCTGACCATGATGGTCTTCCTCAATGGCGAGGCTGGCCGTCATGGCGGGTCGCTGTTCGCCTCCTGGCTCGCCCATGGTACTGGCACCGTTGCCGCCATCCTGCTGCTCGCCCTGCTCTGGCCCCGCCTCAAGACGAGCAATGCGCCGGTCGTCGGCAAGGCACCCCTCTGGGCCTATTTCGGTGGCCTCTCGGGCGCTGCGACCGTCATGTTGACCTCGACCACGGTCAACACACCCCTCGCGCTGGGCGGCACGCTGGCGCTGGGCCTTGCCGGCCAGGTCGTCTTCGGCCTTGCCGCCGATCAATGGGGCCTCTTCGGCCTGCCAAAACGCCGGCTCGGCCTGCGCGATGCGGGCGCTGTCGCGCTGATCGCCGCCGGTAGCCTGCTGATCATCCTCTTTGGCCTCGGCGGTGTCGCATGA
- a CDS encoding AraC family transcriptional regulator — protein sequence MVTDPLSDILALLRPRSAISVGLDIAGDWCFSFPSHVGIKFNAVMHGECYLRMDGSETWHHLRQGSCFLLTLGLPFTLASDPSLPPRPAAILYRDVTGPVANFNGGGDLFLIGGRFTFEGEGAALLAALPPVLLLDSVSPEASVLQWSLTQLTDELRQHRPGGALLSEHLAHLMLVHILRLYLERAAPGEVSWLQALADRHLGRALSALHAEPARSWTLAELAARAGLSRTVFAERFRRVVGLSAGDYLIRWRMLLARDRLRHTADGIGQIALSVGYQSEAAFSTAFKRVTDLSPRQYRRGMDATPRMLVSTSS from the coding sequence ATGGTCACAGATCCACTTTCCGATATCCTCGCCCTGCTGCGCCCGCGCAGCGCCATCAGCGTCGGCCTCGACATCGCCGGCGACTGGTGCTTCAGCTTCCCCAGCCATGTCGGCATCAAGTTCAACGCCGTCATGCATGGAGAGTGCTACCTCCGCATGGACGGAAGCGAGACCTGGCATCACCTCCGTCAGGGAAGCTGCTTCCTGTTGACGCTTGGCCTGCCCTTCACTCTGGCCAGCGACCCGTCGCTGCCGCCCCGGCCAGCCGCCATTCTCTATCGCGACGTGACCGGCCCCGTGGCCAACTTCAACGGCGGCGGCGATCTGTTCCTGATCGGTGGGCGCTTCACCTTTGAAGGCGAAGGCGCTGCCCTTCTCGCCGCACTGCCCCCGGTTCTGCTGCTCGACAGCGTCTCTCCCGAAGCCTCCGTCCTGCAATGGTCGCTGACCCAGCTGACCGACGAACTGCGCCAGCATCGTCCCGGCGGCGCGCTGCTGTCCGAACATCTTGCCCACCTCATGCTGGTGCATATCTTGCGGCTCTACCTCGAAAGAGCCGCCCCCGGCGAAGTCAGCTGGCTGCAGGCCCTGGCCGATCGCCATCTCGGCCGGGCGCTATCGGCCCTCCACGCCGAGCCGGCGCGGAGCTGGACGCTGGCCGAGCTTGCCGCCCGCGCCGGGCTGTCGCGCACCGTCTTTGCCGAGCGGTTTCGCAGGGTCGTCGGCCTGTCGGCGGGGGACTATCTGATCCGCTGGCGGATGCTGCTGGCCCGCGACCGGCTGCGCCACACCGCCGATGGCATTGGCCAGATAGCGCTCTCGGTCGGCTACCAGTCCGAAGCCGCGTTCAGCACCGCCTTCAAGCGCGTTACCGACCTCTCGCCCCGGCAGTATCGGCGCGGCATGGACGCGACACCACGCATGCTAGTGTCCACGTCTTCCTGA